One Coffea eugenioides isolate CCC68of unplaced genomic scaffold, Ceug_1.0 ScVebR1_1475;HRSCAF=2329, whole genome shotgun sequence genomic window, GGCAAAGGGCTAGAATTGTTCAACGAGAGAGACACGTTAGGTGATGTAAGATGCAGAGTAGACGTGCTTGTTAATGACCTCAGGAGTTACCATTTGTTGCTGGATGATAGTGAAAGAGAAGACCATGTAAAATTGCATGATGTCGTGCGAGAAACTTGCTTGAAAATTGCATCAAAAGGCGAGCATGTATTTTTGGTAGGGAATGCTAGAGAGGAAGAAAGGCACCAACTACCGGATTCATTTGGTCCTTACACGGCTATTTCACTAACATTAGAAGGTTCCATTAGACTATTTCCATTTGGCGAGGAATGTCCAAGGCTTAAGCTATTGCGTTTGGTATTCCAATCAGGCAAAGTGAACCTATCAAAAGATGCTTTCGAAGGAATGGAAGATCTCAGGGTCATGGAGTTAAACAATTCACACACAGAATTTTCGCTATCATGGCCAGGCCAAATGTTAACGAGCCTTCGGACATTGTGCCTGGATTATTGTGTATTGGACACTGGAACGTCATCAATGCTTGGATATATGATGCAATTGGAAATGTTGAGCTTCTTTAAATCCAGACTTCAAGGTGATCAGTTTCCAGTAGAGATTGCTCGGTTGAGTAATTTAAAGTCGTTGGATTTGAGGGTCGAGCGAAGTCAGCAGCCGTTGCCTCATGGTATCCTGTCAAGCTTGAAGAAACTAGAAGAATTGTACATGGGATCTCCTCACCATTTGCGGCTGGGGAgagacaaagaagaagaaagaggatGCCTTGAAGAGATCGCATCACTCTCTTGCCTTGAGTGTCTCCAAATTCATGTCTATGACCTTAACCTCCTATTTCAGTTATTGCACCAACTTCCTATTCAGAGGTTGTTAAGATTTCACATTGTAGGAGCTGATCATAAAATTAACCGGAGAGATCTTACTAGAGAGTATCAATTTCGGAACAGTTTCGAACTTATTTACTATCGGTATATAAGAGGAGGTTTGTATTTAAACAAGCATTGGATCCTATAGTTAGCAGCATTGTTAAGAGAGCAGAGAATCTCACTTTTGAGGGCGTGCCCTGCTTGAGGAATCTGGTGAGCGACTTGGATGAAGATGGATTTGTCAACCTGAGAAGGCTTAAATTAGACCATGAGGTACACCAATGCCTTATTGAATCCACCACCAATTTAGTTGCTCGACAGGTTTTCGAAAATTTGGTGTTCATGGAATTAGATCAtgtgaatttggaagaaatatGTCGTGGGAATCTTCCACCTCGGTGCTTCAGTCAACTTCGGGAGATGAAACTTAAGTACACAAATATTAAGCATTTGTGGAAGGGGCCAATTGAACCTCCGTCACTTTGCAGCCTCAGAATTGTTGAGCTAAGATACTGCCATCGAATTGTAACTCTCTTCTCACAATCAACGCTGAAATGTCTAGTGAAACTCCAAAAGCTAGTAGTTCATCAGTGTACAAACTTGGAAAGCATTGTCATGAGGGAAGAAAGTGTGAACGAGGAAGTGCTTGAGCTACCCCTACTCGAAACTTTAGTGATGCAAGAATCAGGCTGCTTGTGTTTTGACTCCAAACGTGAAACAGCCAGAGCTTTTCTCAACCAggtcactctctctctctctgtttcttTGTCTCTCTTTCTGATATACTTCCTTTGTGTCAAAGAAGTATTTGACCATAATGAGCTCACTGAAGAAGCAATTTATTTTTCCCAAAAACTgttaattaaatattcaaaattGTTTCAGTGGTCATATTCTAGTCCTTGAATgagtttgccaaaaaaaaaatttgttttttatttaatcTTTTAGCGCAAGTAAAAACCAAATGGTGATGAATGAAATTTTGACAATGACAAATTTTGATAGCAAGGATTAATGCTATGATTGATAAAAGATACCTTTCCTCCAGGTCATTGACCGGGCATACAtaaacatacatacatatgtgCGAAGATTCATGTTTGTATTACATAAGTAACTAAATTTTCCAGGTTTCGCTGCCTCGCCTGGAAGGACTACAGATTAAAACTTATAGGCATCGCCCCAAAGAGTTAGTGGGAGATGGAATGCATAGCGGGTATCTTGAGAACTTGAAGTATTTGCAGATCACCGATAGCTGTATCGGATGCATTGCCAAAGCTGATGGGGTGACAATATTACAAAATCTGCAGAAACTTGTGGTTAACAGTCACGGGATGCAATTACTTTTTGAGTTTGAGGGGCTGAAAGTTCCTGTGCTAACAAAAACAGAACTCGAAATTCTTCCCAAACTGGAGTCATTGGAATTACAACAATCCTCAGGATTAACCCACATTTGGAGGAATTTTCCAAGAGGGGTTCGAGTATTCCAAAACTTAAGAAAGCTTATAGTATGGGAGTGCAAATTACTAAAGTTTTTGTTTGATCCTCCTTGTGTGGCGAATATGCTTGTGAGCCTTGAGGTGCTTGAAATTAGTGATTGCTCGGAAATGTATGGAGTTATTGGTGGGGAATTAGGAGAAGATCAGATCAGTCAGGAAGATGATGCTCAGCAACAAGATATCGTTGGAAAACATAGAGAGAGCTCTGCATTGGAAAGAAGCAACAAGCTGGAATTTGTGTTTCCCAAACTGAGCTCTTTAATTTTGATAGGCCTCCCAAATCTTTTGAGTTTCGCTGGTAGTCGCCGCGAGGAATGTGAACTCAAATTTCCCTGTCTAACACATCTGAAAATACTGCTGTGCCGGCAGTTGAAGCAATTGTGTCCAGGAAAGCTGGATGCACCAAATCTTGAGAAAGTTGAAGTGGTCGAGAATGCCATTCCTGTGGATTTAAAGGTACATTAATACATATCCCAATTCTAATTTACCATTTTAATTTTGTCCGATCACTCCACTATCCTTCAGTTTCCCTAGCTGAGAGTTGAGTATTTACGTTTTTCTTTAACTATTTTTGAGTATATATTTCACAGGATAGAAAGTTCATCTTTTTGAGGGACTCAGCGGCCTCTGATTTCTACCGAAGGAAGAGATGGGAGTTGTCGTGATGTTAAGGTGCACACTTGTCATGGGCTTGCATGCACTCTCTCCTTTTCTGTTTATTTTAGTTCGATCTCATgcatctttcatttatttatttattttttttaggggCGGGGTGGGGGTGGGGAAGGCTTGGAGATTTGATTTCAATGTgcatttatatgtatatattttttgagGTATATGAATGGATCAATGATATGCTTACATGGTAATTGAATCTGGTTTGACTTGTGTTCAAATGATTAGGACCCTAAACAGTTTTTTTTAACCTAATATACATACTTAAATATACTCACTTTTGGTGAACTTTAATTTGATTTACGTTTGTGCTATCTAACATACAAATAAATAATATGTAagggaaaaaatttaaataataataataggtaAGTTGGGGCTGTGGAATTTTGTATTGTCAGTTCTCTTATCAACATCTTTGATGTagatattagttttttttttcaagccgTAAATATTAGTATGttggattaatttttttggGAGTTTCAATATCTAACCATGTAATTTTATGTTGGACATTATTCATATTTAATGTCGGATTGCAATATTCATGCCCTTTGTTTTTTTATCTGAATGTTGCAGGAGTCAAGAAGTTAAGCCAATAGTGTGGTCCGCTGCTACGGCTGTGCTTTTATGTACTTGGCAGCTGGACATGGATGAAAATCTTAGCTGTGCTAAAAGAATATTTGTGGAGCTCATAACTATATATTTAGGGCCCAATAAACAAATCATTGATAAATGTCCTTTTAGCAAATGCCTTTGAAAAGGACAAGAACTATAAGGCATTTTCAATCCGTTTAAATTTATTCCTAGATTGCAAGAAGTTTCTTTTCAAGATTCATTATTTTTGAAAGTCATTTTTTCATGCATTGTCAATATATACATGAACAAATGTAGATGCATGTCAGATAATTGACAGTTGAGGAATTGACATGACCTACAAAAGTACAAATTGGATGTCCCAAAATGCCTATACGAGTAATTGATTCTATCCTACTTATTCTCTTCTCTTTTCCCTTCTCCATAAAATACAAACCCTAATAGCGAAGCTATATGCCGTCTTAGGCCATTCATCACCGCCTTCTGCCTACTCCACACCATCGCCAATTCTCACAAGCtgattttgaccaaatttttcgAAGAATCATTTGCGAACTATTGATAATTGTATACAGAACGAGTGCAGTAGCATCAATTCGTTATTGGGGCTTTCAATTGTATACAGCTATTTGGATTGTTGGTCACCATCATAGCATTTAAGGTTTGGTAGGGTGGAAGGTTAAAAGTTCAAACCTTATCTCTCATCAATTGCCACTATATACGGCTTGCCACTTTAAGTGGTTTAAATCCATACGATTTTACCATATTCCGAACTCAATGAacaaaccttaggggaggtaaatataattaaatcacacaaacatatatatacatatattgaaAGCACCAAAATGATCTAGTGATTTAGTTTTATTGGTAATATTAATGACTTTCTTCTATTTTCAAACATAAATGTAATTTTAAGTATTATTGGGGCTTTTTATACCCTACCAACCTTTAAGTTTTGTTAGAAGTAGAATTCCTTTGGAAGAGAAATTGATTTGCAAAGGTTATAGGTTATAAATTAATTCACTTGACAAAATTTTGTGTTAAATTTTATTGACCAGGTATTAATTAAGGTCATATTATTAAAAGTCTTGACAAACTTAGTGTATGTTAACCTTCTTAAACTTTTATAAATTCAATGTCTCATTGCACAAGATAGTTATACAAAAAACGTAGACATGGTTGAATTTAATTCAAGTGCATAAGAAtcatattttgtttttctttttccatgatgTTACTGATTCCAAAAAAAATGCGTCCAAAGATTGACATTATTGACATATGTATATAATCTAATTCTAGATTAATATTAATAGAATAAGTGACCCTTAATGGCTAAATTATGTTCCCAAGGTCCTTTTCCATTCTTTTTGCGGTTATTCATGTAACACGGCCTTCAAATTTCATCTAGGAAAATAAACTTGCTAAAGTAAATTTCCCTCCTGAATAGAGTTTTAAAAATAGATTCCAGAATTAGTGAAGAACAAGAGACAAGCTTTAGGAGGATAATATAGAAACTGAACATGAAttggaaaacaaaattcatgTAAATTAATTTTACATGGAAGAAATAGGCACCAATTGtggagaaacaaaagaaaagggagaaaataaaaagaaataaaaaagaaagacagATTGAATAAATCACCAATATGATTTGGTAGTTTTGAgatttaggtttttttttttctgataatACCCTTACCATATACTCCAATTACAATTAAATATGATGCGATATCGTGATACACTAATGCCGAAACAACAACTTTTGGGGGTTTTCCTGTAATATCGATTTTCATGTTTTAGTTTAGGAATAAAATTCTATTTAAGTAAACTTTCTCCAATAGAATTAGGTTTAGAATGGAATTATGCAATTATGAAGGAAAATCATTTATTGTAAACTAGTACTAGATTCCTTTGAATTGCTCTTAGAATATAAgacaaataggaaaaaaaatataatctTTTAGGAAATAAGTTAATCTCTTTGAGATACACTAAGGGAGAGCACATTTGGAATGATTTCTATGGGTTTTTCATGTAACGTAATGCCATTTTTGAGATATATTTTGCTAGaacaaaactttgaaatatttttcggaaatataatttcattaagacagtttttatacaaaaaaaattaaattggaATAAATTTCAAATGTAATGACTTTTGAAAACAAAACAAGTACGAAAAGTAATTTCTTGCTACAAACTTTAGAAATTAAACAATAAGATGAAATACAATTTTCTTAAGTATAAGCTAACTAACTTCgactttttgaatgaaaaattctcaattttattaattaaaaaacaaagaaattcattctataacaaataaaaaactcaagCTATAAACCTCaagtaaaataaagaaattagtGAGAAAATCTCTGTACCCGTCTCTCTATTCTCAGAAATTTTGGCTTGACAAATATTATAAACTGTATTTCAATCTGATTTCACAATAACTATTGGTAAACCATCCACACGCACTTGTCCTATCATTGGACAAATACTTTATCAAGTTATAAGTATGAAATATAAAAGTTTATTTCTATGATTCACGACAAGTGCCACCAGCCATTAATACAAACcagtagcattttttttttttgtagtagtAAATAGTAATACAGTCGTGACAAAAagcattattaaaaaaaaagatatttaaataaaaaaaaggactaCTCAGgtcaaattaagaaactttcgATTCCTTAATTATCCacactgaattttttaaagattCTTAAATGAGTCAATATTCGTTAGGCTCAGGAAATGAAACACGATAGTAAAATCTATCAACAATCAATGcatcaaaataaaaatatgaaatagGCATTTTGCAGATTGAAGTTGGTAAGGACGTTGAGTCTAGATTGAATTTGGATAAAACTTGATACGTTATTATATCTATTTGTACATTTTAAGCGACAAAAGCGACCCAAAAAAATTAAGTTGAAAGCAAGAATGTTTTAAGAAGAAATATCTTTTAATCTATAAGAAAGAATGGTGCACGAAAAACTATCTTTTAATATCATTACTTACAACTTGATATCTAAATTTGTGATGTATGACttctaataaaaataaagttcagtTCTTTTGAGTGTTTAGTTTTAACATGCTTGGTAGGATTATGAAACAattatcaaatttaaaatataattacatTTGATAGATATAAGTAACAAAATGAGTAACATTGTCCCACAAAACAAACCAAAgactaaaatctaaaacaagaattaaacaAGTAGACTAATATAAGAATATTAATTCTTTAACCATACATTTATTTGAGAGGTTGTTAAATTGTAATAAAATCTCAatcttataaaattatttttgtttagacGTGTCAATGGGTAGGATTTGGATTGGATCTCTTTGATTTAGATTCAGATCCATTAATTAGACCCAAATCTAAATTTAGAAAACTTATGGGTCTGAAAAAGTCAATTTCCCACAGTTTCCAATGCCTAATGAGCTACCACCCGATATAAACTTATCCCAATACTCTTTATTTGCATGAGTCCCAAGAATCAACTCTTCAAAACGAGATAAATTCCAACGAGAAAGAGAAACATTTGTTTCCTCTTGTTGTACTCAACGGTATGCCCATTGTGCTCGACATCGTGCTACTTAACAGGAAATCTCAAGGGAAACAACACTGTTTGAGAGGTATCATGAGCTAGAAAAATTAACCACGTTTACAGCTTGTTCCTGCTGAAAATTTCCCACAGATTCCTAATTAATGATTAGCATGACGAAGCTTCTCTAAAACTATTCTTGTTCATACAAAAATTAATTCTCAGGTACGTTGTACATGTTGAAATGTTGCCTCAAAATTCTGTTCGTTGTTTGGATATCATGAACTCGTGTATAAGTTAGCAAGTCACAAAAATACCTAGACTCGAGTCCGATGAAATATTGACCCTTTTAAGTTATTGCTGTTGTACTGGCCACCAACTTAATTGTTCCCCAGGTCAAGTCGGTTAAACTTGCCTGTAAAAGAGGGGTGAGGTTTTATACCGAGGATTATCTATTCTTCCCTAACTATTAACTTTCTACCTCCTCCTCCTTTCTCTTAGGTAACTTAGGCAACCTATGCACGGTGAGCACATACCTACAGAAACGAAATCATTTTCAAGTGTAATAGGAACCCTACTCTTCGGCTTTTCTTCAATTCCTTAATTCTCTTCTTCTCTTCCTTGATTTAATTCTATACATGAAAGCACTTCCTTCTAACAGTAAACATTATACGTCTAACCTATATCAAAATGTAAACAAGTATATGACTGGGGCCTGGGGGATTGCAGGCATTTGAACAAATATATTCAATAATTTTACATGTtaacttcattttttccttttgcatcttcatATTCTTTTTTGGGATGGGATTTAGCAATTCTTGGGCTAACAAATTGGGCAGAAGCATACTTTGCTTCTCTAGATTGCTTTGAATTTGTTCTTTTCGAGGCTAAAGGCAACTTCAATATTCTCTTGTCGGATGAATCTAACAATTGTGGGGCTAACAAGTTGGCCATAAGCATTCTTTGCTTCACGAGATTGtttttgagttttttatttttgaggATTGTGATTCTTGACTTGTGCCCATTAAAGTAGTTATGGAACATCATTCATTCACAAAGTAACAGTGACAAGGAAAAGATGGAAGTGATGATTACCATTCCAAAGGCCATAGGACAGAATGTTATAACTACAAAGCACAAATGGGATTCCTATTCCCGTTACACTAGAAAGTATCTTCTCTCCATCTAGCAGAAGATTTTCTGTCACACAAGTCTATATCACACCTATGTTATACCTCTTATTTGGTGTAAGTTATTCAATATTTAGTGTACCTTTTCACTATGTTCGTTTGTACCAAGACTTATACCAAGAAAATACAAATTAGGACAAGTCTTGGAGTAGATTAACTTAGTTAAAATATACACCAAATATTGAACAACTCACAGCAACCAACGAGTTTAACACAGGTATAACAGGTCAGTGTGTACTAGAAGACCTTTGCCCTCTCTCCCTTATAAATGTATGTCAAATTATCATAATAGTTTCTCAACTACTTAACAAAAAGTTTTGTTAGGTAATAAAACATTATGACATAGCTACTACACTATTAATGAATAATTAAGTTGTGCATGTCAGTTTAGATACGGTTTGAGCCTTGATAAGGATCCGAGTTTGGATTGTGCAAAATCAAACTCTGAGCAAACCTATGATTCTCATATAGGGTTTGAGGATGAATATGGTTCACATTTAAAATATAAGTCCCCCAACACATAAAAAATAAGACTGGTTTATATTGGATTTGTGTAAGATCGATTCATTGACATACCTAGTATATCTAAACTATATTTAAACACAAACAAATTTTGACTTGAGGGATGGACAAAAGGGATTTGGGACAGACACAATTGTGTTTTCATCCAATTTTATATGATTATCATAGATACTGTATTATTTGACGTATAGTCATATTATCTTTTCTGTAAAATAGTTGGTATATAATATACATGATTAAaatatttcatatatatattcTATACAACAAGTTTGATGCAAGGATGAAACTAAAAATTTTAGTTTGAGATTGAGGACGAAATACACATGCATATATAAACTTCCGAATCAACctgatattttttgaaaattttggggaAAGGGGACAAATAGCTTAAAATACATAGGCCCTCCCTTCCCATCCCTAGTTCTATCCTTGGATTGATATACATTAGATATTATAGTGAATACAACAAGTATGCAGAACCAGGCATAACATAATCGTACCTTCCCTAATTCAAACAAGTGCACTTATTGTTGGTTTTTAGGACATAAActaagaaacaacaccttagttAGCATTGCAAAAAAATGGCTTATAAAAACTTGTAttgaaactaaaaatgaacTTGTATTATTCATTCATCAACTCACTATTTATAGTATTTACATGAAACAAACTAACATAATTTCAgctaataattttctaaaaaatgtCAACAAAACTATTTGATCCCATTTTACAATTCTAGCTAAAATGTTTGCTAACAAACCAACATGATCATTGGTAAACAAATATCCTAACAACAATACTTAATTAGCTactaaataaattattttagtACCAAACACAATCTAATAAAATCTACCGAGAAAGTTGGCAAATCTCAACACTCCTTGTCACTTTTGCtataaattttgaattgttTGCTCAAATCATTAGACCTTGTTTTGGACTACGTTTTTGTAAGAACCTCTGCAACTGCAAATTGGCCTTGCACTGAACTTCTTTTTTTGACTTTCAAGTTGAAGATTAGCCTTGCAACAAATCACTACTTTTGGTTTCTTACGCTAAACTCCAAATAAAAGATGGTTTTTTTATGGATCCAAATATCCTTCTCATAGGTTCAAAGTGAAACACCCTTTTATAATATTTGAACCTATACAGAAAATATGAAGTTTTGTACTTCATAAATTTTGTCATCACTAGCAAAACTTGTAGACCCAAATCGAATAATAATATACTCTTGATAAATATTAGGAATCAATTTAAGACCTTGTGACTTATCAATGGTTTCCTCTTGAATTCTTTCAGGATCtaaattcttgatttcatcatGCTTCACTTTAAAGTTGTCAAAATCTGACCAATTCAAAgtgaaactttttcttttcattttaattgAGAATAGTTTATTCTCGATCAAGTCATAAGTCATTATCCTTAAAACAGCatcaaaaaattatatatgAATGCTGGCATTAGATCTCTGTATAAATATAATTCTGTGGCCTGTAATTTGTGCATCCATTGGTTCTTTGAATAGCGGTGGAATAAAATTTGTGTCCACCATAACCCATAGATTATTGACAAccaaataagtccaaaatttaatGATCCAAATTTGGTAAGTTTCATCACTAAAAGTTGAAGCATTTGATAAAAAGTTATTTCCTATCATGGTTTTGAACTGATAAAAGATCCTCATTGAATTTACGCACTCTTAAAATACAACACAAACCCTTAAGACATAAGTTCTTAATAcaattttgttggttttttagGGTATAAACTAAGAAACAATACCTTAATTAGTGTTGCAAAAAAATAGGTTTACAAAAGACTTGTATTAAAGCTGAAAATAAGCTTATTTCTTCATTAATTAACTCACTATTTATAGTGTTTGCATGAAACAAACTAATACAATTTCAATTAACAATTCTCTAAAAATTCTCAACAAA contains:
- the LOC113755422 gene encoding disease resistance protein At4g27190-like — translated: MAINDCALTIAGAMAENCVDPVLHQCQYLFRYRSNVLTLRDEIKKLELKKDEVQQLVDAAINNGKSIKPNVIDWLKQVDDLKKEADAIFRHMENVKMNCLNVRLPNLKSHYLLGRDADKRKNAAQKLLSEGQFDEVGYTAPLEKMSFSESTLPLEEGLATLMSTKKEVMRVLEQDKTNLIVICGMAGVGKTTLVNQIADQVKYGKLFYKVAMLTMSKNPSMRNAQNRLAEQLGVQIPAHIDGARFGQTIYNKLSGRVLVILDEIWKEVDFKSLGIPVSEKIKVIVTSQSPCVCRNMGAKIVGVNALPEEEACYLFKAVAGISDDSVLSDVAKQFAEECKGIPLALVVVARGLRTNCKTLKSWELALGQLQKYTFRELEGEKDLVYSIVEWSYDNLESVEAKSLLLLCSLFPEDYSIPVECLVRYGKGLELFNERDTLGDVRCRVDVLVNDLRSYHLLLDDSEREDHVKLHDVVRETCLKIASKGEHVFLVGNAREEERHQLPDSFGPYTAISLTLEGSIRLFPFGEECPRLKLLRLVFQSGKVNLSKDAFEGMEDLRVMELNNSHTEFSLSWPGQMLTSLRTLCLDYCVLDTGTSSMLGYMMQLEMLSFFKSRLQGDQFPVEIARLSNLKSLDLRVERSQQPLPHGILSSLKKLEELYMGSPHHLRLGRDKEEERGCLEEIASLSCLECLQIHVYDLNLLFQLLHQLPIQRFVFKQALDPIVSSIVKRAENLTFEGVPCLRNLVSDLDEDGFVNLRRLKLDHEVHQCLIESTTNLVARQVFENLVFMELDHVNLEEICRGNLPPRCFSQLREMKLKYTNIKHLWKGPIEPPSLCSLRIVELRYCHRIVTLFSQSTLKCLVKLQKLVVHQCTNLESIVMREESVNEEVLELPLLETLVMQESGCLCFDSKRETARAFLNQVSLPRLEGLQIKTYRHRPKELVGDGMHSGYLENLKYLQITDSCIGCIAKADGVTILQNLQKLVVNSHGMQLLFEFEGLKVPVLTKTELEILPKLESLELQQSSGLTHIWRNFPRGVRVFQNLRKLIVWECKLLKFLFDPPCVANMLVSLEVLEISDCSEMYGVIGGELGEDQISQEDDAQQQDIVGKHRESSALERSNKLEFVFPKLSSLILIGLPNLLSFAGSRREECELKFPCLTHLKILLCRQLKQLCPGKLDAPNLEKVEVVENAIPVDLKDRKFIFLRDSAASDFYRRKRWELS